In Aegilops tauschii subsp. strangulata cultivar AL8/78 chromosome 3, Aet v6.0, whole genome shotgun sequence, one genomic interval encodes:
- the LOC109751282 gene encoding scarecrow-like protein 3 — MVHQDEGSSSSVTSSPLHNFSNMPLHPHPGANGAGAGATPPWMLRELRSDERGLCLIHLLLNCAAAASAGRLDAANAALEHIATLAAPDGDAMQRVAAAFAEALARRALRAWPGLCRALLLPRAGPTPGEVAVARRHFLDLCPFLRLAGAAANQAILEAMESEKIVHVIDLGGADAMQWLELLHLLAARPEGPPHFRLTAVHEHKDLLSQTAMALTKEAERLDVPFQFNPVVSRLDALDVESLRVKTGEALAISSSLQLHRLLATDDDSIPAAAAAADKDRRRKSSPDSSGLLSPSTSRADAFLGALWGLSPKVMVVAEQEASHNTPGLTERFVEALNYYAALFDCLEVGAARGSVERARVERWLLGEEIKNIVACDGAERRERHERLDRWAARMEGAGFGRVPLSYYALLQARRAAQGLGCDGFKVREEKGTFFLCWQDRALFSVSAWRGRRFD; from the coding sequence ATGGTCCACCAGGAcgaaggctcctcctcgtcggtCACCTCCTCCCCGCTGCACAACTTCTCCAACATGCCGCTCCACCCGCACCCTGGCGCGAACGGCGCCGGCGCAGGCGCCACGCCGCCCTGGATGCTCCGGGAGCTCCGCTCCGACGAGCGCGGCCTCTGCCTCATCCACCTCCTGCTCAACTGCGCCGCCGCGGCCTCGGCCGGCCGGCTCGACGCCGCCAACGCCGCGCTCGAGCACATCGCCACGCTCGCGGCGCCCGACGGGGACGCCATGCAGCGCGTCGCCGCGGCCTTCGCGGAGGCGCTGGCCCGGCGCGCGCTCCGTGCGTGGCCCGGGCTGTGCCGCGCGCTGCTCCTGCCCCGCGCGGGCCCCACGCCCGGCGAGGTCGCCGTCGCGCGCCGCCACTTCTTGGACCTCTGCCCCTTCCTCCGCCTCGCCGGCGCGGCGGCCAACCAGGCGATCCTCGAGGCCATGGAGTCGGAGAAGATCGTGCACGTCATCGACCTCGGCGGCGCCGACGCCATGCAGTGGCTCGAGCTGCTCCACCTCCTCGCCGCGCGCCCCGAGGGCCCGCCGCACTTCCGCCTCACCGCCGTGCACGAGCACAAGGACCTGCTCTCGCAGACGGCCATGGCGCTCACCAAGGAGGCGGAGCGGCTGGACGTGCCGTTCCAGTTCAACCCCGTGGTGTCCCGCCTGGACGCGCTGGACGTTGAGTCCCTCCGCGTGAAGACCGGCGAGGCGCTGGCCATCAGCTCCAGCCTGCAGCTCCACCGCCTGCTCGCCACCGACGACGACTCCATCCCCGCCGCAGCCGCGGCCGCCGACAAGGACCGGCGCAGGAAGAGCAGCCCGGACTCGTCGGGGCTGCTGTCCCCGTCCACCTCCCGGGCCGACGCGTTCCTGGGGGCGCTGTGGGGGCTGTCGCCGAAGGTGATGGTGGTGGCGGAGCAGGAGGCGAGCCACAACACGCCGGGGCTGACGGAGCGGTTCGTGGAGGCGCTCAACTACTACGCGGCGCTGTTCGACTGCCTGGAGGTGGGCGCGGCGCGCGGGTCGGTGGAGCGCGCGCGCGTCGAGCGGTGGCTCCTGGGCGAGGAGATCAAGAACATCGTGGCCTGCGACGGCGCGGAGCGCCGCGAGCGGCACGAGCGGCTGGACCGGTGGGCGGCGCGCATGGAGGGCGCCGGCTTCGGGCGCGTGCCGCTGAGCTACTACGCGCTGCTGCAGGCCCGGCGGGCGGCGCAGGGGCTCGGGTGCGACGGCTTCAAGGTCCGCGAGGAGAAGGGCACCTTCTTCCTCTGCTGGCAGGACCGCGCCCTCTTCTCCGTCTccgcatggcgcggccgccgctTCGACTGA
- the LOC109751268 gene encoding uncharacterized protein: MDFADEFFFHNFLCDSDDSSSDDEEEILAAVLVHHHLKSQRPLFRSSILDQLLAFNRNRESGHFLLWKDYFDTTNPLFKHQKFRCRFRMSRHLFNRIREGLVGYDDYFVCKEDAIGKIGFSSYHKCTATIRMLAYRVPGDLIDEYIHMSESTCLESLYKFCKAVIAVFDPEYLRGPTPKDTARLLAMNASRGFPGMLGRIDY; this comes from the coding sequence ATGGACTTCGCCGACGAGTTCTTTTTTCACAATTTCCTTTGCGACTCCGACgattcgtcgtccgatgacgaggaggagataTTAGCTGCCGTAttggtccatcaccacctcaaGAGCCAGCGGCCGTTGTTCCGTAGCTCCATTCTGGACCAGCTTCTGGCGTTCAATCGCAACCGAGAGAGCGGGCATTTCCTTCtttggaaggactactttgatACAACAAATCCGTTGTTCAAACATCAAAAATTTCGCTGTCGTTTCCGTATGAGTAGGCATCTTTTCAACCGTATTAGAGAGGGGTTGGTCGGCTATGATGACTATTTCGTGTGCAAAGAGGATGCCATTGGCAAGATTGGTTTCTCCTCTTATCACAAATGCACTGCCACCATCCGAATGCTTGCATACAGAGTGCCCGGTGATCTCATTGACGAGTACATCCATATGAGCGAATCTACATGCCTAGAGTCCCTGTATAAGTTCTGCAAGGCTGTTATTGCTGTGTTTGACCCTGAGTACTTGAGAGGGCCAACTCCTAAAGATACAGCCCGtttgttggcgatgaatgccaGCAGGGGCTTCCCAGGGATGCTTGGCAGGATAGactactga